One Chitinophaga parva DNA segment encodes these proteins:
- the rplT gene encoding 50S ribosomal protein L20: MPRSVNAVASRARRKKILKQAKGFYGKRKNVYTVAKNVLEKGLTYSYVGRKLKKRNYRQLWIARINAAARAEGITYSEFIHKLSEKNVDLNRKVLADLAMNEPETFKSLVASVK; the protein is encoded by the coding sequence ATGCCTCGTTCAGTAAATGCAGTAGCTTCCAGAGCTCGCCGCAAAAAAATCTTAAAGCAAGCGAAAGGATTTTACGGTAAACGTAAAAATGTATATACCGTAGCAAAGAACGTCCTTGAAAAAGGCCTGACTTATAGCTATGTAGGTCGCAAATTAAAGAAAAGAAACTACCGCCAGCTGTGGATCGCCCGTATTAACGCGGCCGCCCGTGCAGAAGGTATCACCTATTCTGAATTCATCCACAAACTGTCTGAAAAGAACGTGGACCTGAACAGAAAAGTACTGGCTGATCTGGCTATGAATGAGCCGGAAACGTTCAAGAGCCTGGTAGCTTCCGTAAAATAA
- the ispE gene encoding 4-(cytidine 5'-diphospho)-2-C-methyl-D-erythritol kinase, whose amino-acid sequence MLTFPNCKINLGLHITGKRADGFHDLQTVFYPLPLKDGLEVITAAASTTFSNSGLPVPGDSADNLVLKAYHLLQKDFPAIPAVQVHLHKHIPMGAGLGGGSADAAFMLQLLNRKYRLQLEEPTLLTYAAQLGSDCPFFIRNKPVYATGRGEVMEDIDLQLDAYSFLLVYPGIHVNTGWAFGQVKPQQPAASLKEAIRQPIKEWKHSISNDFEAPVLKAHPALGDIKAQLYKHGALYAAMSGSGSAMVGIFEKHAFPAVTWDPAYRVFKIN is encoded by the coding sequence ATGCTCACCTTTCCTAACTGCAAGATTAATCTGGGCCTGCACATCACAGGCAAGCGGGCCGACGGGTTCCATGACCTGCAAACCGTTTTCTATCCACTGCCGTTGAAAGACGGACTGGAAGTAATAACGGCCGCGGCCAGCACCACCTTTAGCAACAGCGGCCTTCCCGTGCCCGGCGATAGTGCGGACAACCTGGTGCTCAAAGCTTATCATCTTTTACAAAAGGATTTTCCCGCCATCCCGGCCGTGCAGGTGCACCTGCACAAACATATCCCCATGGGCGCCGGCCTGGGGGGCGGCTCTGCCGATGCTGCTTTCATGCTGCAACTGCTGAACCGCAAATACCGCCTGCAGCTGGAAGAGCCCACGCTGCTGACCTATGCGGCCCAGCTGGGCAGCGACTGCCCCTTCTTTATCCGCAACAAACCGGTGTATGCCACCGGCAGGGGAGAAGTGATGGAAGACATAGACCTGCAGCTGGATGCATATTCCTTCCTGCTGGTGTACCCGGGCATACATGTGAACACCGGCTGGGCCTTTGGCCAGGTGAAACCACAGCAGCCGGCAGCCTCCCTCAAAGAGGCCATCCGCCAACCCATAAAGGAGTGGAAACACAGTATCAGCAACGACTTTGAAGCCCCCGTGCTCAAAGCCCACCCCGCACTGGGCGACATCAAGGCACAGCTGTACAAACACGGGGCCCTGTACGCCGCCATGAGTGGCAGCGGCTCCGCCATGGTAGGCATTTTTGAGAAACATGCCTTCCCCGCGGTAACATGGGACCCGGCCTACCGGGTATTTAAGATCAATTGA
- the rpmI gene encoding 50S ribosomal protein L35, whose translation MPKVKTHSRAKKTFKVTGSGRIKRYKAFKSHLLSKKSNKRKRHLRGSSMVSEANLNLVKRMLCLR comes from the coding sequence ATGCCGAAAGTTAAGACTCATTCCCGTGCTAAAAAGACGTTCAAAGTGACCGGGAGCGGAAGAATTAAAAGATATAAAGCTTTTAAAAGTCACTTGTTGAGCAAGAAGAGCAACAAACGTAAACGCCACCTGAGAGGCAGCAGCATGGTTAGCGAAGCTAACTTGAACCTGGTAAAAAGAATGCTCTGTCTTCGCTAA